The window GGGACAAAATGGCCTTTTTTGAGGAAAATAGCCAATTCTACCGCATCTTTGAGGGTGCATCCAGGATGCCCTGAGATAAAATAGGGGATAAGGTACTGTTTTAGCCCCAATTCCTTGTTCACCCTGGCAAACTTCCGGCTGAAACCTTCATAATCGTGATTTTTCCCCATTGCATTCAGGGTTTGCGGGGCAATATGCTCCGGCGCAACCTTGAGTTGGCCGGAAATATGGTACTTGCAAAGGGTTTCGAGGAATTCTTCCCCCCTCTTTTTGTCAAGATCGATATAATCGAAGCGAATTCCCGAACGGACAAAGGCTTTTTTAACGCCTTTTACCCCGCGAATCTGCTGCAGGGTTTCGAGGTAAGGGCCGTGATCCTGTTTGAGATTTGGGCAGGGCTCGGGGAAAAGACATTCCCTGTCGGCGCAAAAGCCGCCTTTTTGCTGTTTTTTACAGGCCGGGGCATAGAAATTGGCCGTAGGGCCGCCCACATCGTGGATATACCCCTTAAAATCCGGTGATTTGGCCAGGGCCGCAGCCTCCCTGACGAGGCTCTCGCTGCTGCGGGGTTGGACAGCCCTGCCCTGGTGAAAGGTGATGGCGCAGAATGAGCAGCCCCCGAAGCAGCCCCTGCTTGAGATTAGGGAGAATTCAACCTCTTTTAAGGCCGGTATGCCCCCCGCATATACGGGATGGGCTTTTCGGGCAAAGGGTAGGCTATAGACGCGGTCAAGCTCTTTTTGCCCCAGGGGGAAAGCCGGGGGATTCTGGATCACCCAGCGTTCCCCGTCGCTCTTTTCGGCCAAAACCCCGGCGCTCAGCGGGTCGGCGTTGAGTTTCTGGATCATGAAGTGCCCGGCATACGCCCTGAGGGACTCGGGATCATCCCCCTTCACCTTTTCATAGCCAGGGAGCTCGATGCTGCCCTCAGGCGGGGTCCGGCCCCTCACGCAGGTTCCCCGAATATCGCCTATTGCGTTGATTTCTTCGCCCCCCTTAAGCCGCCGGGCTATCTCCCTGATGGCGGATTCGCCCATGCCGTAGACCAGAATGTCGGCCTTGGAGTCCAGGAGCAGCGAACGCCGCACGGTGTTCGACCAGTAATCGTAATGGGCAAAGCGGCGGAGGCCCGCCTCTATCCCTCCGATAATGACGGGGATATTCTTGTATGCCGAGCGTATCCCTTCGACATATTTGAGCAAGGCGCGATCAGGCCGCAGACCGGCCTTGCCGCCTGGGGAATAGGCGTCATCGCTGCGGATTTTTTTGGCTGCCGTGTAGTGGGCCACCATGGAGTCCATATTGCCCGACCCTGCGAGAAAAGCGAGGCGGGGTCGTCCAAGAACGGTGTATGATTGGGGGTTTTTCCAGTCTGGCTGGGGTATAATGCCGACCCTGAAACCATCGGCTTCGAGAACCCGGCAAATCAGGGACGCCGCAAACGAAGGGTGATCGACGTAGGCATCCCCGGAAACGAAGACAAAGTCGCAGGCTTCCCAGCCCCGGGCCTCCAAATCGGCCCGGGACAGAGGAAGAAAGCCGTTATCGGCCAAATTTCATCAAACCCCGACCACGGAGCTGACTTCGGGAATTTCTTTTTTGAGATAGCTTTCGATGCCCATTTTGAGGGTCATCTGGGCCATGGGGCAGCCACCGCAGGCGCCTGTGAGCTTGAGGGAAACAATGCCCTCTTCATCCACTCCTACAAATTCAACGTCCCCGCCATCAGCCTGGAGCGAGGGGCGTACATTATCCAACGCGCTTTTGATCTGTTCTTCCAACATATTCTTCTCCTTTTAGTAATATACTCTTTTTTGAATATTGGGGCAAGACGGATGTGTTGAGGGATAAGAGTCCGTCTGCACCATAGGCATAACCGTTTTTTCTATAATTCCCCAAATTTCTTATGACTTTGAGAAAAATTCATTAAAAAAATGAAGCGCCACGCATCCTGACGCCATATAAGGTGTGGAGGCTTTTATGCACAAAGAACAGCTATCTCCCCTGTATGACTATGCCGTAAAGATCATCTTCGGCGACCAGAAGAACATCGAGAACCTGGCAGGACTTCTCAAGCCGATTTTAGACCTGCCACCGGAGGATTATGACAAGCTCACCATTGTCGATCCTTTCATGAAGCGGCTCTTCCGCAAGGACAAGCTGGGAATTTTGGATGCAAAGGTGACGACCAAAACAGGCCGTATCATCAATGTGGAGATCCAGGTAAAGCCCTTTTCCACTTTGAGGCAGCGTATCATTTACTACTTGGCAAAACTGCTGGTTGAACAGCTTAAAAGTGGCTTTGATTACGGAAAACTCGTGGAGACCGTATGCGTGGTGATATGCGATCATGTGCTTATACCAGAGGAGGAGGGTTTCCTCAATATCTATGGTCTCAGGAACGCCAAATCAGAAAACCTGTTTACGAAATTGCTAAAACTCTATATAATAGAGTTACCGAAGCTGCCCAAGGATGACGATGGCTCTCCTATGTGGGCCTGGCTTCAGTTTTTCAAGTGCAGGAAAGAGGAGGAATTCGACATGCTCGCAGAAAAACACCCCGAAGTTCGCCCTATTGTTGCGGAATACAAAAAACTCACCTGGAGCGAACGGCGGCGCATGATCGCTGACCTCAAGGAAAAATACCGCCGTGATGACGCGGCTGTTCTGGCAGATGCGCTTATGGATAATAGCCGGGAAATAGCACGGGCATTGAAAACCCAGGGTTATTCTATAGATAAAATCGCGGCCGCCACCCGGCTTTCGCAGGAAGAAATCGAAACTTTGTGATGCAAGGCGCCTATCCGGATCTTAAGTCCCTGCGGCGGCGATGCGTTCCCGGACCATCTCGCCAATGATTTGGGCGGGAGTTTGATGGGCAGTTTCGGCAATGGTCAGAATATAATTTGCTGCGACCGGATCAAGGGAATCCAACAAATTGCGCTGTTGGGCAAACACTCCAGGAATATTGGTCAGTTTCGGGGTGGTTTTGGTTAAAAGCTCATCCAAGGCGTCTGCTTCTTCGTCGGTCATTCTTGCCATATCGTTCCCTCCTATATTCCTAAACCATCAAGAAATTGTTGTCTGGCTTTCATCGCATGAAACACATTAACAGATTTCTCATCAATACGATTGTACATAACCTCAATAATATTCCCTGCCTGGTCAAACCCTATAACAAGGTATTTGTTATCGAATCCTTCCATCAGCACATCCCGAAGCTGGGTCTTAAATGCCCACTGAATATCCGCTTCTGTGTAACCATGCTTAAATGCTGCCGGGTTAAACTCAATCTGCGGTTCCATATTTTATCTTATGACAAAACAGTGGAAAAATCAACGCGGTTAGATATGGGGTCGGAACGGGCTACCGTCAAAGACATCTATGGCCATGCACCCTTTCAGGTAATATTAACTTTATATGGCATTCACGCATACTGAAAGTATGGGAATTCTATTAGACGCCAGTGCAATAATGGGCGTTATAACACAATAACCGTAACGGCAACAGTAGTAAGCCTTACCAAGGGTAAAACTATTGTCTTGCCACGTGTTGTGCCTTTTGAAATCGCATAGATGCAAGATTCAATTATTGGACAATTGATGGGGTAGAAACACAGGGGGATCAATCACTCACAAACCAGCTTACCCTTGCCATGGACGCCCATAAAACCGTGCGGACCGTATTCACGAGGAGAGTTGCGGTAAGCACTACCGACAATGAGGGCATGGGCAGCTTCCGTGAAGCCCTTGCCAATGCGCTGGAGGGGGACATTATCACCCTGCCCGCGAATGGAACCATCACCCTGACAAGCGTTCTGCCCGTTATTACCAGGAGCGTTACGATTATGGGGAACGGCGCGACCCTGACCCAGAGCGGCTTTACGCCGGACAGCAGCACCCAGCTTCTGTACATCAACAGTACCAGCGCGACGGTGAAGATCAGCCAGCTGTACTTTAAGGGGGGCAGGGCAACGAGCAACGGCGGCGCGATTTACAAAAGCGGCGGAACCAATACCCTGACGGGGAATCTGTTCTTCGGGAATACCGCGCCTAACTACAATGTAGTTTACAGCACGGCAACATCCGGGGGCTACAATGTCTCGGACAAAGCCGCCGGCACGGCCTCCGCTACCGGCAGCGGCTACGCGAGCGTCGTCGGGGACCTGTTTGATGTTACGGACATCACCTTTGACGCAGCATCCAAGCCCGCTTCGGCGACCGACCTGAAAACGCTGACCACCCTGCCGCCGGACTTCCCGGAGGTGTACTTCGACGGTACGCTCCGCACCTTGCCGGCAACGGCGGGCGCGGCGGCGCAGTAGGCAAATCGAAACTGCGCCCATCTCTGCAATTTTTAATCAAAAAAAGCAGAGATGGGTGCAGTTATATTATCTGCGGTTAATACTCTTGCGGGACAACAATTTTAATTCGTGGCGAGGGGGTTAAGGTATACGCAAGAGCGCATGACGCCGAATTATTTGGGGTAGCTATGGGCAAACATCATTTTCTGAAAAAATCTTACGCATTTTCCAGTGCTTCCAATTCATCCATAGTCTTTTCTACCACTTTCCCAGCGGCAAATTCTGCTATGGATTGTTTTAGCCGTTCTATGTTTTTTTCATTGTAATAAGGATCGGAAATTTCAAAAGGAATTTTGCCCTGCCGCAGCGACTGGCGTATAAATATATTGATCGCTGTGGACAGGTTCATCCCGAAGCCGTTAAACATGGTTTCAGCTTGTTCCTTAATATCACGATCCAGCCTGACGGTTACATTGATAGTTTCTGCCATAATGACCACCTTAATAATAAATATATCCGATATTTTCGTGCATTTCAAGTCATTTGCACGTGCTTTTTTGACTTCTTTTACTTTACGGTTAAAATTATTCGTGGCGAGGGGGGTTAATACCCAAGAGCCCGCTTGCACAGGAGGGAAAGGGGGGAGTAGTCCTCTAATCTTTTCATCTTATCTGATGAATTCAAAAATTACTGTTTTTTTGAAGGACACAGTCGAATTGTTTTTTAAGTCCCTCATCTATCCTTATACTCAACATGGAAATTGCAGACGAAAAAGCCGCCCGGCTGTCGGGCTTTTGCACTGGGCCGTTGACGAGGGGTAACGCGTTTACTTGACTATTTTGCGATTTATCAGCATCTTTAAGCTATGCTTAGCTGTGCTGCATGTGCGAATAGAGCCATTCCCGATGAATACCGTACCACGGCGGAAGGGCTCTTTCCGGCTTCGAACTTTACAGAGGGGAACGGGCCGACCCAGGATTCGGCCAGGATCTTTGCGGAGACTTTAGGCATCGGAAAAGAATATAATTCCAGGCTGGGCAGCCGCAATGCCCTGGGGGAATTTCTTGATTCCTTCAGGAACAACCTGGAACTGTTGATCCAAAAAACTTGGGTGGAAAAAGCAGAAGAGCAGCGC is drawn from Leadbettera azotonutricia ZAS-9 and contains these coding sequences:
- a CDS encoding YgiQ family radical SAM protein, producing the protein MADNGFLPLSRADLEARGWEACDFVFVSGDAYVDHPSFAASLICRVLEADGFRVGIIPQPDWKNPQSYTVLGRPRLAFLAGSGNMDSMVAHYTAAKKIRSDDAYSPGGKAGLRPDRALLKYVEGIRSAYKNIPVIIGGIEAGLRRFAHYDYWSNTVRRSLLLDSKADILVYGMGESAIREIARRLKGGEEINAIGDIRGTCVRGRTPPEGSIELPGYEKVKGDDPESLRAYAGHFMIQKLNADPLSAGVLAEKSDGERWVIQNPPAFPLGQKELDRVYSLPFARKAHPVYAGGIPALKEVEFSLISSRGCFGGCSFCAITFHQGRAVQPRSSESLVREAAALAKSPDFKGYIHDVGGPTANFYAPACKKQQKGGFCADRECLFPEPCPNLKQDHGPYLETLQQIRGVKGVKKAFVRSGIRFDYIDLDKKRGEEFLETLCKYHISGQLKVAPEHIAPQTLNAMGKNHDYEGFSRKFARVNKELGLKQYLIPYFISGHPGCTLKDAVELAIFLKKGHFVPDQVQDFYPTPGTLSTVMYHTGLDPRTMAPIHVPGEREKRLQRALLQFNKAENRLLALEALREAGHEDLAGALLK
- a CDS encoding Rpn family recombination-promoting nuclease/putative transposase, with the translated sequence MHKEQLSPLYDYAVKIIFGDQKNIENLAGLLKPILDLPPEDYDKLTIVDPFMKRLFRKDKLGILDAKVTTKTGRIINVEIQVKPFSTLRQRIIYYLAKLLVEQLKSGFDYGKLVETVCVVICDHVLIPEEEGFLNIYGLRNAKSENLFTKLLKLYIIELPKLPKDDDGSPMWAWLQFFKCRKEEEFDMLAEKHPEVRPIVAEYKKLTWSERRRMIADLKEKYRRDDAAVLADALMDNSREIARALKTQGYSIDKIAAATRLSQEEIETL
- a CDS encoding type II toxin-antitoxin system RelB/DinJ family antitoxin, with product MAETINVTVRLDRDIKEQAETMFNGFGMNLSTAINIFIRQSLRQGKIPFEISDPYYNEKNIERLKQSIAEFAAGKVVEKTMDELEALENA
- a CDS encoding NifU family protein, with protein sequence MLEEQIKSALDNVRPSLQADGGDVEFVGVDEEGIVSLKLTGACGGCPMAQMTLKMGIESYLKKEIPEVSSVVGV